The genomic window GCTTATCATTTTTTTAAGCATCTTTGCCAGTAAAAAACTCATTGGAAAGGCGGATCTATTATGATTATTTTTGAATTTAAAAAAATCAAAAAAAGTGCTATTCCGATAACGCTAATCTTCTTTAACCTTGTTGGGTCCTTATTGGGAGCAATGATTTACGCTCTCAATCGAAAGGTGCTCCTAGATGGTACACAAGCTCACGTCCTTTGGGGACAAACAGTTTTCTATTCCTCGCAGGTATTTACTCCTATTCTGATCGGGATTATCTGTTCCATCAGTTGTCAATTCGAGGAAAGTAATAAAAACTGGCAGCGCTTATTAAGTATTCCGGTTAAAGCCAATCGTATCATTTTATCAAAAATCACCAGCTTATCACTAGTCATGGCTATTAGTCAACTGATAGTTCTTCTCTTTTATATTATCAGCGCTTTGGTTTTGAAGGTACCTTTTGCAAATTATCTACTGGACTTTTTGCTTTGGTCTATCACAGGTTGGATAGCAACCATTACTATTGTCACCATTCAAATTTTTCTTAGTATTCGCTTAAAAAATTTCGCAGTGCCTATTCTTATATCAGCTATTTTGGCTATGGCAGGACTTATGACCCTCTTTAT from Streptococcus oralis includes these protein-coding regions:
- a CDS encoding ABC transporter permease: MIIFEFKKIKKSAIPITLIFFNLVGSLLGAMIYALNRKVLLDGTQAHVLWGQTVFYSSQVFTPILIGIICSISCQFEESNKNWQRLLSIPVKANRIILSKITSLSLVMAISQLIVLLFYIISALVLKVPFANYLLDFLLWSITGWIATITIVTIQIFLSIRLKNFAVPILISAILAMAGLMTLFIGQGLFRIFPYAQIAVGDRARSLVPFTLSEFILFLVVNSAYIFVFYTLAVRQLKKRFI